The genomic region TTCCAGGCAAACAACATTGTCGCAAGTAATGACCTTCTGACAACAGGTACATGACTGTTCACTTGACTACATATGCAAAAAACAACGGGTTTCAAAACATTGAACGTAGACATGCATTTATTCCAGGTTGTGTGCATGAAAGTGTTGATAACACACCTAATCATACTATGAAAAGGGCCGCCTACTTTAGTGAGCGGTACAAAAACTTAACTCCCGTCGATAGGGAGTCTAGGCGTGAACGCCTTAGGTTGTATAATAAGACACCAAAACGGAAAGATGCAAAGACAGAGTACGGCAGAAAACGTAGAGCACTGCAATGTGACACTTTGAATCAGGAGTCCATCGCCATGGAGGACCCAACATATACCCCTGAGGTTGGACGTCATAGAACAGATGCAACACAACCGTATGGATCCTCAGTTACCACTTGCGACTGGGTTATCCCTGAATTCGTCGGGACACCTTTCTTGCCAACTTCAATACAGACCGAGGATGTTGGTTCACTCACTATGTCTACTGAGCCACTAAGTCGTAAACATCATGTGCTATCTGGGGCAAGACCAGCTATCTTAGGTAGTCGAAACCAACAATTTGAAGCCGCCATTTCAAGGAACGTGGCTACGGTGACTGAGGATACAATCAGTGACGCCGTGGAAGGGGACGATTGGACACAACCCCATACGACTACAGAGATCCACAACAATGGTAATTTCTAACCAATTTTAAATCAATCTTGCACGGCGACGATAGCATGTATTCTTACTAAACGTGTGTTTCCATCAGTACAATGTACGAATCCATGCCAAGGTGCTACCTTGGCAACAAATGCGAGTGAAGGCATGGCTGAACAAAGAGTGCAGCATACACATACGAAGCCAAAGGTCATTTCCGATGGTAATTGTTAAAAACTTTGTTCACATTACATATTTCCCCACCCTAGAAGTCAAACCTCATATTTTCACGAATAGGTGACGATGATGAGGGTGTCATATTCGAAGAGGATGATGATGATAACGATGGATACCTATTCGCTGGGCAATGTACGTACCTGGATTTACATGTTGCTACCATGGTTTATATAGATACACATGTCTTAATCGTTGTTTTCTAAAAAAATATTAGATGATGAGACCGACGAGGACATCAAGATCGATGGTACTCAAGATGAATCTATTGACACTGATTTGCCTGACACGTACAACAAGGTGTACAGTAACGTGCCTGAAGAAACACATATGCTGAAGTCTGTTCCCAACTGCGGTTATTGCAATGCGAAGAAGTTTGAGTATGAGCCACCTAGATTTTGCTGTCGTGGTGGGAAGGTTGAGCTAGCCCCACTGGAGACCCCTCCACAACTTCGGAGGTTGTGGGATAGTGCAGACTCTGATGCTAGGCACTTTCGTGATAACATCAGGTTTTTTAATggccatttctctttcacttcGTTGTACTGTTGCCTTGATAGTATGACAACTAATGTGAAGGATTCTGGTATATACACGTTTCGGGCACAAGGCATGATGTATCACAATATCAAGTCATTCGGTAGGGAAGGTGGGGCGGAGCATAAACACCTTGAACTTTACTTTTACGATGATGATCCCAATCTCGAGCATCGGTACCGTATGTGCCGCAAAGAACATCAACAGAAAGACAAAGATGTTATTAAACAGATAGTTTCCATACTCCGTGAAAATCCATACTCTGAACATCTTAGAAGCATGGGTCATGTTGAGAACCTTGATGACTATCGTATCACATTGAACCTTGATCAATCGTTGAACCAGAAGACATATAACACACCTATCACTTCAGAGGTCGCTGCTGTCTGGATCGAGGGGAGCGAACGGCGAGGCCAGTTCAGCAAGAGTGTTATGCTACATgggaaggataggtcaagccatgGTATCCGCTCATACCATGGATGCTACGATGCACTATCATATCCACTGTTCTTTCCTAGaggtgaacttggatggcatgcaaatataccaaaggttggtgtatccatgggtgaagtggatgcataccgtgagacgcatagggcaagtaatgcaaaCGATGAAGATGCAGGTTAGTTATTTCTTTGTAATTTCTTACGTAACACATTGTTAAAGTATCCTTTCGACATCACTAAATAATCAATCCTTGCGTATGCAGAATCTCCTAATCATCTATGTGTGTCCGTACGTGACTATTACTGCTACAAATTCCAAATTCGTCCAGGGgtattcaatccaatacttcatggtAAACGTCTTTTCCAGCAGTTCGCAGTTGACACATACATCAAGATTGAGAGCTCCCGTTTAGATTTCATTCGTAAGAACCAGGATCGGTTACGGGCAGACCTATACCAGGGTTTGGTGGATACTATGTTAGATGGCGATATAAGAGCAGAAAAGGTTGGGAAGCGAACTGTGCTGTCGTCATCGTTTATTggcggtcctcgtgacatgagacgtcggtatatggatgctatggctctggtgcggaagtttgggaaaccagacatctttcttaccatgacatgtaacccTAACTGGGATGAGATAAGGAGGGAGCTTCTCCCTGGGCAGACACCACAAGATCGTTCGgatcttgtagtgcgtgtcttTCATGCGAAGCTACAGGAGTTAAAGTATAGGCTGACTAAACAAGATATTCTCGGTAAGGTTCGTGCTTACGTCTATGTCGTCGAGTTTCAAAAGAGGGGTTTGCCCCATGCCCATTTTTTACTAATCATGCAGAGGAAGTACAAGCTCACATGCCCTGAGCAGTATGACCTTTTGATCTCAGCCGAGATCCCAGACAAAAAGTACCATGAACTacgaaagatggttatcaagcatatgatgcatggtCCATGTGGGTTGCTAAACCCTAACTGtccatgcactaagggtcgtgcATCGTGCAAGAATCATTACCCTCGGCCTTTCAGTGACGCAACTTTGCAAGGGAAGGATTCATATCCTGTTTACAGACGTCGTGACGATGGGCGTAAGGAAAAGGTTCGAGGGTGCGAGttggacaatagatgggttgtcccttACAATCCTTACCTCCTTCGCctcttcaactgtcacatcaatgttgaggcgtgcgggagcatcaaggctgttaaatatttgttcaagtacatatacaaaggccatgatcgtgcgtctgttgttatgagagatgcgagcaagacagatgatgatgtagatgagatcaAGCAGTACAGAGATGCAAGGTGGGTGACCCCGCCAGAAGCTTTATGGAGGATATACGGCTTTGAGCTTAGTCAGAACTCTCCACCTGTGATGCAACTGCAActccatcttccaaacatgcacatggtggCATTTCATGATCGGCAAATGGTCCAGCGAGTTGTAAACCGTCCAGGTGCTGATAGGTCAATGCTCACAGCATATTTTGAGGCAAATAGGCTACACGAAGAGGCTCCGAGCATCCTATATTGTGACTTCCCTGAGTGGTTCACTTGGCAGAGTGGTAAGGGCAAAGTATGGCAACGGAGGAAACGAGATACGGGTGGACAAGTCGGTAGAATAGTCTCTGCTCATCCAGCTGAGGGGGAGCGCTACTATCTCCGTGTTCTCCTAAACCACGTGGCTGGCGCCATCTCCTATGTGGATCTAAGGACAGTAGATGGTGTCACACTACCGACTTTTCGTGAGGCAGTAGAGAGAAGGGGACTGCTTGAGTCGGACAACACACTGGATGAGTGTCTCACTGAACGTGCTCTTTTCCAGATGCCATCGGCGCTGCGACGACTTTTTGCCACAATACTGGTGTACTGTGAGCCAAGCGATGTGGCAGTACTCTGGCGAAAACACCTAGATGCTATGTCAGAGGACTATCAACGTAGGAGTGAGAGCAAAACTCATGTTGAGCAGATGGTATTGATTGACATTAGGAACATGCTGCAGTCAATGGGAAaggacataaagacattcccACTTCCTCCTATCATTGACACGTATGACGATGCTATAGGTACTGTTAGGGAGGTTTACGAGGAGGAAAGTATCGAACCGACAGTGGCAGATGTGGCTCTCAAAGAGACTCTTAACGAGGAACAGAGAGCCGCCTATGATAAGATTATGTCTGCTGTTGACACTGATCAGGGCGGATTGttctttgtggatggacctgGTGGCACTGGAAAGACTTATCTATACAGAGTGTTGCTCGCGACGCTACGCAGCCAGAACAAGATTGCGGTGGCAACAGCTACATCTGGCGTTGCGGCTTCCATAATGCCTGGAGGAAGAACTgcccattcacgcttcaagataccTCTTACTATTGATGATGGCGCTGTATGTAGCTTCACGAAGCAGAGTGGAACCGCAGAGTTGCTACGGAAAGCATCTCTCATTATCTGGGACGAGGCTTCTATGACTAAGAGACAAGCTGTGGAGGCACTAGACAATAGCATGCGCGATATAATGGGTCGGCCTGGATTGCCATTCGGTGGTAAAACCATTGTCTTCGGTGGGGATTTCAGACAAGTCTTGCCCGTTGTTCGTAAAGGTTCAAGGGCTCAAGTAGTCGCTTCTTCTCTACGGATGTCTTACCTATGGGAGTCCATGTCCCACTTAAAGCTTGTTAGCAATATGAGGGCAAAAAACGACCCTTGGTTTGCAGAGTTTTTGCTACGCATAGGTGGTGGAACTGAGGTCACGAATAGAGATGGTGACATCCGTCTTCCTGGCGAGGTATGTGTGCCTTATAGTGGGAGTGACAGTGATCTTGACAATCTAATAGACTACGTGTTCCCAAATCTCAATGAAAATATATCAGATTCCACCTACATTACTTCACGAGTGATACTATCAACGCGAAACGATtgggtggatatgataaatgTTAAGATGATAGATCGTTTTCAAGGTGCACATACGGTGTACCATAGTTTCGATAGCGCCATGGATGATCCCCATAACTATTACCCACCTGAGTTCCTAAACACACTAACACCAAATGGGCTGCCCCCGCATGTTTTGAAGCTCAAGATTGGATGCCCTGTTATATTGCTTCGGAATATAGACCCTGCGAATGGACTTTGCAACGGTACCAGGCTGGTGGTTCGTGGTTTCCAAAGAAATAGCATTGACGCAGAAATTGTACTGGGTCAGCATGCTGGAAAACGGATTTTCCTGCCACGTATACCTCTTTGTCCCTCTGATGAtgagatgttccctttccagttcaaaagGAAGCAGTTTCCTATACGTCTTAGTTTTGCAATGACTGTTAACAAAGCACAGGGTCAGACTATTCCCAATGTTGGTGTGTACTTGCCCGAATcagtgttctctcatggccaATTATATGTTGCTCTATCTAGAGCGACAGCCCGATCGAACATAAAGATCCTTGTCATCCCAGCCGTCGATGGAAATAAGAGGTCGAGGAAGGGTGTACGAAAGAACCCCACAGTAGATTGTGGGACATACACCAAGAACATCGTCTACAAGGAGGTCCTAACAAACTAGCGGAAATCTTCACAAACAACAGAAGAGTGATTTACACAAACAACAACACAACCCAGACCCACAGTAAGTCTGTCAAAACTCAATTGTTTTTTTTACATGTGCAAGTAATTTATTTGTTCAGATATTTAATGATTTGAGTTTCTGTTTCAGTTAGAGATTTCTAGCATGGCTGACACAAGTAACCATGGATCCCTCATTGATGAATGGTTGCCGACCCTACACCAAGCCCAAAGAACTCTCATGTCATGCTGAATGAAAAATTCAGCTCTCGCTCAATATCTGGTCTTTTTAGTGAACATGGAACCAATAAGCCCAACAATCAATCTGAAAAAGCAGAGAAGTTGTGAATTCTGCTTTTCTTTACAATAAAATGGTATGTGATATTTCCTTAATTGATTTCTTGTGCTCTCAAGATTTATTTGTTACACTGTTATCCAATGTTGAAATAACTCATAATTAGAGCAAGCACTAAAGACTTTCATACTGCAATTTTCAGACATGAATTTGGTACACTATGGAAGAAATTAATTGGTTATGATTTATTTTGTTTAATTGTTATTCACAGTGATTTGATATATGGAAACATTTGCACGATTTTGTCTACGTTTGCATACACCTATTATATTCATACTTCTCACTAACGATGATGAAAATTTGGTCTtccaccttttcctttctaaTATTTCTGTCTATAGGGGATATAACAGCTTTAAGCACAATGAGAAATGAGTCCATCATTAGTGAGATCCAAGCCCAGCTAAAGCACAAGAATGTCACAGTGGATGTCAAAGCAAATTCAGACCCTCATGTAAGTTTCTTCTAAATTTGTTCATGTCTTATTCAAGCCTTCTTATGTTAAGGTTCTTGTTTAACTGCCTGGAATTAAATAAATTGTTCTATGCATATGATTGATTTTAGATTAGTCCTATTCAGCTCTCAACTACAGTCACAGTCGAGGAACTTGGTTTACCAGGCTTGAAAAACATAATGGCCATTTCTTATCCACATCAAGCATTTGGGAGGGTATGCTTCTTCACCTTTTCTAGATTGGTTGAATATCTATTTCATTGTAGATCTCAGTGCTGCTATGACCTTGTAAGTTGTTTCTACTAGCCAGTTCATAGTAAATCCTTCAACAAACTGCTGCAGGAGGCTTCCACATGAATGGGGTTGAAGGGACATTTCGAGGCAAGCCTTGTGAGGTCGCTTCAAACCCGAGACTTTAGTGGACAACTCTCCTCACCGCATGAGGTCTGCTAGCATATCTTAAATGTTTTATGTTTTTTTACCTGTTGGGCAGTTAACTTGCATGTTGAAAGCTGTTACCTTCAATGATTTTTTATATTAGCGCATAATGCATGAATTTTGTGGCTTTTTGGTGTGCAAAGTGATTCGATCACTAACACTCCTTCAGGAACGACAAAGGGGACAACCTCACTGCGTCCTACCTCCTACCATTTGGCGAACACAGAGAAGGACACAACTGTTGGTATGGAGGTGACCCGCAACTTCTCAACCAAGGCGAGCATAGTCACCTTTGGGACATGTCATGCACTAGACCCTACCACCACTATGAAGGCGTGCAACTAATTTTTAGAAAAGTGTATTGATTCAAAGTATGTTTAGCTGTAGTTTATATCTTTCTACCTCCTCTTGTAGATAGAGTTAGATTGCATCACATATCTTCTCTTGTATTCCCAAATGCAAAGTAATATTGGTTCCATCTCTATTGGGTAATGGATAGATGATCGGTTTGTGCCATATCTTAAGAAAACAAAATATATGTGAGTTGTGGTGGGGCTTGTGTTTTTGGCTGATCACGTcccctcttttctttttctgatcatGTCAATGAATTTATGTGTCAATTTGAATTGTCTTTTTTTTAAAGATCCAATATGTTCTGGTATCTAAAAAAGATTTGTTAGATTGCAAGCATCTGTTGCAAGGTCATTTAGGCCTCAAACAGATTTTTTTTGAGGGAATAAGGCACATCTTAAGATCTGATTGTGTTGTTGATTTCGGTTTCATGCGAGTAGAGATTTtgtgccgtcgcaacgcacgggcatatccctagtatatatatatgctCTAAAGTAGTCATACtactcttttttttatttttgttaACTTTCTAGCTCTTGGCCGATCGAGGACCTATCTACATATGCTGTAAAATAGTACAGTCATTACATTGTTGAGCATTATTATCTGAAAAAGGTGTGACGCAAGTGATGAAAGAAACCGACACGAACCGTACTTGCAAATGCCGTGGCAGCTCATCCATGCATACAGGTTGCTATCATACATGAACTGATGAACATAACGGACCTGCAGTCTCCATATCCAGTTCAGATCTCCGACCCGAGCAGTGACTCTCTGACTGTACGCACGACAGAAGACTGAAGACCGGCAGAGATCAGACTATCAGAAATCACTCTTGTTCTCCTGAGTTTTGCTGCGATTGATCCCCCCATCTACACGCGGTTTAGCCTCCACAGTTTTTCTTAGGTCACCATCACCATGACATGCTACGACCTGGGGGGTCATTCGCCGCCGGTGCGAGTACTCTTTCCTCCTGGGTCCAGGTCAATGCCTGCCGCCACGGCCCCGTCAAGACGAGCCAGTGCGCGTGTGCTGATCTGAGGACAGAGGAGAGCAGCCGCGTCACCATCGAGGTCAGACTACTCGTTCCGTGTGCCAGATGCCCAGAGTCGTGCGTTCTATTGGGTCGCCGTAGAAAACTACATTTTAGTTTAAAATGTAGTTTTAATTTATCACAATTTCTATAGTTATAGGCTGTAATTTTATATTTGAGAACGAAAAACTCGTTAGACAAAGTTATAAAAGTAGTGAAATATATTCTATGTTATATAAAAAACAAACAACTATTTCTATAGATAGATAATAACAAACTTTAAATATATTATAGCACAAAACTAACAACAAAACAATTTGTTCGTTTTGATTAAAGCCGGCTATTTTGACTGATGTAATTCATAGAGACAAAAAACATTGTAGAAGTAGTAGAAGCTGAGACGGATTAAAGTCAAGTGAACATGCTAGCTAGTCTATTAGTGCT from Zea mays cultivar B73 chromosome 6, Zm-B73-REFERENCE-NAM-5.0, whole genome shotgun sequence harbors:
- the LOC103630414 gene encoding uncharacterized protein, which produces MDQMGYNADRTPFTNISNTIITGNQNESNSLGPIVDARERKRQRDRERYAAMTVEQKNEKNRKRREARQRNKGLPIKTQSSIDSFPDDCSTIDFRILSTQGIAGGDEQVNVDLDDDSDWLHRNETFQANNIVASNDLLTTGCVHESVDNTPNHTMKRAAYFSERYKNLTPVDRESRRERLRLYNKTPKRKDAKTEYGRKRRALQCDTLNQESIAMEDPTYTPEVGRHRTDATQPYGSSVTTCDWVIPEFVGTPFLPTSIQTEDVGSLTMSTEPLSRKHHVLSGARPAILGSRNQQFEAAISRNVATVTEDTISDAVEGDDWTQPHTTTEIHNNGNF